A single genomic interval of Adhaeribacter pallidiroseus harbors:
- a CDS encoding PAAR domain-containing protein, translated as MPFAARITDMHTCPMVTGLVPHVGGPILPPGNPTVFIGGLPAATVGDMLVCAGGPDSIIKGSATVMIGNKPAARLGDSTVHGGLIVLGCLTVNIGG; from the coding sequence ATGCCTTTCGCCGCCCGCATTACCGATATGCATACCTGCCCCATGGTAACCGGCTTAGTGCCACACGTGGGCGGGCCCATTTTGCCGCCCGGCAATCCTACGGTGTTTATCGGTGGTTTGCCGGCCGCTACGGTCGGCGACATGCTGGTGTGCGCCGGCGGACCAGATTCTATTATAAAAGGATCTGCTACCGTGATGATCGGGAATAAACCGGCGGCCCGCTTGGGCGATAGCACTGTACACGGCGGCCTGATTGTGTTGGGTTGTTTAACGGTAAATATAGGAGGATAA
- a CDS encoding GPW/gp25 family protein: protein MDRNLQNFTGTGWKFPVEFQKDLKTVVLLNGEEDIRNSLEVLFATRVGERIMHSRYGSSLSSFLFMPMNKSTLTYMEAIVRDEILFNEPRIVVTDVEIRPSEESARLDIAIEYKITATNNRYNYVYPFYLKEATNLEW, encoded by the coding sequence ATGGATAGGAATCTTCAAAATTTTACCGGTACCGGCTGGAAATTTCCGGTAGAGTTTCAGAAAGATTTAAAAACCGTAGTTCTATTAAACGGCGAAGAAGACATCCGGAACAGCCTGGAAGTATTATTTGCCACACGCGTCGGGGAACGTATCATGCACTCCCGCTACGGTTCGTCCTTGTCGAGTTTCCTGTTTATGCCCATGAACAAAAGTACTTTAACCTACATGGAAGCCATTGTGCGCGACGAAATATTGTTTAACGAGCCCCGCATTGTTGTTACCGATGTGGAAATTCGACCTTCCGAAGAATCCGCCCGGTTAGATATAGCTATTGAATACAAAATAACCGCTACGAATAACCGCTATAATTACGTGTATCCATTTTACCTAAAAGAAGCCACTAATCTGGAGTGGTGA
- a CDS encoding baseplate J/gp47 family protein, with protein sequence MKKDLRSFGNILKQEGTSQYDRFLPALDPQSVLIDDRKLEDFIAFAQHYAKHLLYVSADRDQVTLTESWDYFFKNNSVLLIANIATKNAAYYKETHDHLLELFNQDKSLANFTELLEFTFSRFKKLNSWYYAAAPDSALNFDLKLYISSYLQQELESLQEMLLYTRNLNGTPYRPADFQVDLFSTHSQPDANEREINDILKNLNISLTKTGPGGLREKVKSILQQDNVWELRDKENIPARERLFAGNTDEEKLTSASWRLNKIFDAVYHASESIINNCHGYFEETVHQQQNHPPHLALFIAFIKLYGYAQQELNKLPQRHLDFYYKEVLQIKTKPAVPDQTYVVFELAKGFTESALKKGTALSAGKDQSNTELIYEIQEDISINKAQVAAVHTVFMQQDADKQTLNYFTEALDTNLAASDPGMASWKIFGEPKPALLSEIGFGMASTQFYLAKGERKVVITLEVEEPIAVEEFNPRLLRLLLTGEKGWLNSDEATSNLTVHALTRTAPTTLELKFSVSITQESAIVAYDPALHPGNFRTNLPVAQFILKYPRRQVLPEDPQYPVFQENIQQLNVLQQLKITAVSIRVQVGSLNTPISFDGVKELLIENNDAALDSKKPFYPFSAVPKVGSAFYLGCKDLYYKNIDKLSVNLEWLLPDNFSTYYSKYLPPYDSHQFKATLSILNNKRWRKLNDVSIIDKTAVDPHFRSLRIDFHKLKINPEPSDNYTETAVDTDRKDGTLRLKLNYPDFGHSIYPQLITTAVMEKANSKYGSVDFYKVVKKHLYDSRITIKLPEDMDQRQGSLRVVYDILEKVPNTNQARGMIVNSLSEMIRRVNGSNVIVRKPKPATEAEDITPEEEGRVLVNDDNYIERILRFLKKVNLVDDTIFYDKNQENTTSVVNEVKEAVNSKADFILPSDKELESVIITEASNAIGKTVANVVDDILALRQSNGTDPVGVAELLKKEFQEANEVINDMIARKIAILLSSNELPPPPYAPLVNALALSYSATKAANAHDDQFFHITPLGVFRINAPASSSPAAPARLIKTSSIFPKNLLDNPQRTEVMPGMLFIGLRDVVPNQNVAVLVQVAEGSRVNDKKPPPVHWWYLRNDEWQKLNEDGLISDSTHGLQTTGILQFAIPAYASNTSLLFNASDLFWLCASVAHDPDAFPRLVSLKAQAALVQFVDQDNDPRHLSLPLEAYKIKNLVNKIPAVKKVSQPVSSFNGQVQEHESMFYTRVSERLRHKNRAVTNWDYERLVLAHFPAIFKVKCLNNYYNGQFVTGHVTVVPVSDLRNKNYYGSNLLFPKTSYIDLRNIEKVLRAHAAPFVQVHAINPQLDQVFIRCKVKFHTNVDQGYYLQQLNQDLIQFLTPWASGQAESLAFSAKIYASSIINFIDQRDYVDYVVDLIMQQYTETDSGEKIFAVDTDQLTSLVETKFTTGHSILVSAPKHEIELI encoded by the coding sequence GTGAAAAAAGATCTCCGAAGCTTTGGTAATATTTTAAAACAGGAAGGCACTTCCCAGTACGACCGGTTTTTGCCGGCCCTGGATCCGCAATCTGTTTTAATCGACGACCGGAAACTAGAAGACTTTATTGCCTTTGCGCAGCACTACGCCAAACACCTGTTGTACGTAAGCGCTGATCGTGACCAAGTTACTTTAACGGAGAGTTGGGACTATTTTTTTAAAAATAACAGCGTTTTGCTGATCGCCAACATTGCCACTAAAAACGCAGCGTACTACAAAGAAACCCACGATCATCTTCTGGAACTCTTTAACCAGGATAAAAGCTTAGCCAACTTTACCGAACTGCTGGAATTTACATTTTCGCGGTTTAAAAAGCTGAATAGCTGGTATTACGCTGCTGCTCCGGATAGCGCGTTAAACTTCGATCTGAAATTATACATCAGCTCTTATTTACAGCAGGAACTGGAAAGCTTGCAGGAAATGCTGCTGTATACGCGCAATCTCAACGGTACCCCTTACCGCCCCGCCGATTTTCAGGTAGATTTATTTAGTACGCATAGCCAGCCCGATGCCAATGAACGGGAAATAAACGATATTCTTAAAAATTTAAATATTTCCCTTACAAAAACGGGACCGGGTGGCTTACGGGAAAAAGTAAAAAGTATTTTACAGCAGGATAATGTTTGGGAACTGCGCGATAAGGAGAATATACCGGCCCGGGAGCGTTTGTTTGCCGGTAACACGGATGAAGAAAAACTCACCAGTGCCTCTTGGCGACTAAATAAAATATTTGATGCGGTTTATCACGCCTCCGAAAGTATTATTAACAACTGCCACGGCTACTTCGAAGAAACCGTTCATCAGCAACAAAATCATCCGCCGCATTTGGCTTTGTTTATCGCCTTTATTAAACTGTATGGCTATGCGCAGCAAGAGCTGAATAAGTTACCCCAGCGGCACCTGGATTTTTATTACAAAGAAGTTTTACAAATAAAAACCAAACCAGCCGTGCCCGATCAAACCTACGTGGTTTTTGAATTAGCCAAAGGGTTTACAGAAAGTGCATTAAAAAAAGGAACGGCTTTATCGGCTGGCAAAGACCAAAGCAACACCGAACTTATTTACGAAATTCAAGAAGATATTAGCATTAATAAAGCGCAGGTAGCGGCGGTACACACCGTGTTTATGCAACAAGATGCCGATAAGCAAACCCTCAATTATTTTACCGAAGCCCTGGATACCAACTTGGCCGCCTCCGATCCGGGCATGGCTTCCTGGAAAATTTTCGGCGAACCCAAACCGGCTTTGTTAAGCGAAATAGGTTTTGGAATGGCTTCTACGCAGTTTTATTTGGCCAAAGGCGAAAGAAAGGTGGTAATTACTTTAGAAGTAGAGGAGCCCATTGCGGTAGAAGAATTTAACCCCCGGCTGCTGCGGCTTTTGCTAACCGGCGAAAAAGGCTGGCTGAATAGCGATGAAGCTACCAGCAACCTTACGGTGCACGCCTTAACGCGAACGGCCCCCACCACCTTAGAATTAAAATTTAGTGTTTCCATCACCCAGGAATCAGCGATTGTGGCTTACGATCCGGCTCTTCACCCCGGCAACTTCCGGACAAACTTGCCCGTAGCGCAGTTTATTTTAAAATATCCCCGTCGGCAGGTTTTACCCGAAGATCCGCAGTATCCCGTTTTTCAGGAAAACATCCAACAGTTAAACGTATTGCAACAGCTTAAAATTACGGCGGTTTCTATTCGCGTGCAGGTGGGCAGCCTAAATACCCCGATTAGTTTTGACGGAGTAAAAGAATTATTAATCGAAAATAACGATGCGGCTCTGGATAGTAAAAAACCATTTTACCCGTTCTCGGCCGTACCTAAGGTAGGTTCGGCTTTTTACCTGGGTTGTAAAGATTTATATTACAAAAATATCGATAAGCTCTCGGTAAACCTGGAGTGGCTCCTGCCGGATAATTTTAGCACGTATTATAGCAAATACCTGCCGCCCTACGATTCGCACCAATTTAAAGCTACGCTGAGTATTTTAAATAATAAGCGCTGGCGAAAGCTAAACGATGTCTCCATCATTGATAAAACCGCGGTTGATCCGCATTTTCGATCGCTACGGATCGATTTTCATAAACTAAAGATTAACCCGGAACCGAGCGATAACTATACCGAAACTGCCGTGGATACCGACCGGAAAGACGGCACTTTGCGGTTAAAATTAAATTATCCGGATTTTGGGCACAGCATTTACCCGCAATTAATTACCACGGCCGTCATGGAAAAAGCAAACTCCAAATACGGCTCCGTCGATTTTTATAAGGTGGTCAAAAAACACCTCTATGATTCGCGCATTACCATAAAGCTGCCCGAAGACATGGACCAACGCCAAGGTTCTTTACGGGTGGTGTACGATATCCTGGAAAAAGTGCCGAATACCAACCAAGCCCGGGGCATGATTGTGAATAGCTTAAGCGAAATGATCCGGCGGGTGAATGGGAGCAATGTAATCGTGCGGAAGCCCAAGCCAGCCACCGAAGCCGAAGACATTACGCCCGAAGAAGAAGGCCGGGTTTTAGTAAATGATGATAACTATATCGAGCGCATCCTGCGATTTTTAAAAAAAGTAAATTTAGTCGACGACACCATCTTCTACGATAAAAACCAGGAAAATACCACCAGTGTGGTTAATGAAGTAAAAGAAGCCGTAAATAGCAAAGCAGATTTTATTTTACCTTCCGATAAAGAACTGGAGAGCGTCATTATAACCGAAGCCAGTAATGCCATCGGGAAAACGGTAGCCAACGTGGTAGATGATATATTGGCTTTACGCCAAAGCAACGGCACGGATCCGGTGGGAGTGGCCGAATTGTTAAAAAAAGAATTTCAGGAGGCCAATGAAGTAATCAACGACATGATTGCTCGCAAAATAGCCATTCTGCTTTCGTCGAATGAATTACCACCCCCGCCTTACGCACCTTTAGTAAATGCCCTGGCCTTAAGTTACTCGGCTACCAAAGCGGCTAACGCCCACGACGATCAGTTTTTTCATATTACGCCTTTAGGAGTTTTCCGGATTAATGCCCCAGCCAGCAGTTCGCCGGCTGCTCCCGCCCGATTAATTAAAACCAGTTCTATTTTTCCGAAAAACTTACTGGATAATCCGCAGCGGACCGAAGTAATGCCAGGCATGTTGTTTATTGGGCTGCGCGACGTAGTGCCTAACCAAAATGTAGCGGTGTTGGTGCAGGTAGCCGAAGGTTCCCGGGTGAACGATAAAAAACCGCCTCCGGTACACTGGTGGTATTTACGGAATGATGAATGGCAAAAGCTAAATGAAGATGGATTAATATCGGATAGTACGCATGGTTTGCAAACTACCGGCATTTTGCAGTTTGCCATACCGGCTTATGCTTCCAATACTTCTCTATTATTTAACGCATCGGATTTATTTTGGCTGTGTGCCAGTGTTGCCCACGATCCGGACGCATTTCCGCGGCTGGTAAGTTTAAAAGCGCAGGCAGCCCTTGTACAATTCGTAGATCAGGACAACGACCCCCGGCATTTAAGTTTACCGCTGGAAGCTTATAAAATAAAGAACCTGGTTAATAAAATTCCTGCCGTTAAAAAAGTTAGTCAGCCGGTTTCTTCTTTTAATGGCCAGGTACAAGAGCATGAGTCGATGTTTTACACGCGGGTAAGCGAACGGTTGCGGCATAAAAATCGAGCGGTTACCAATTGGGATTACGAACGGCTGGTGCTGGCGCATTTTCCGGCTATTTTTAAAGTAAAATGTTTAAATAATTACTACAACGGGCAATTTGTAACCGGGCACGTAACCGTGGTACCCGTGTCAGATTTACGAAATAAAAACTACTACGGCAGCAACTTACTTTTTCCCAAAACGAGTTACATCGATCTCCGGAACATTGAAAAAGTACTGCGCGCCCACGCGGCTCCCTTTGTGCAGGTGCACGCCATTAATCCGCAACTCGACCAGGTATTTATCCGGTGCAAAGTAAAGTTTCACACCAACGTAGATCAAGGCTATTATTTGCAGCAGCTTAACCAGGATTTAATCCAGTTCTTAACTCCCTGGGCCAGCGGCCAGGCCGAATCTTTGGCTTTTTCGGCCAAAATATACGCCTCGTCCATCATCAACTTTATCGATCAGCGCGATTACGTGGATTACGTGGTAGATTTAATTATGCAGCAATACACCGAAACCGATAGCGGCGAAAAAATATTTGCGGTCGATACTGATCAGCTAACCTCGTTGGTCGAAACCAAATTTACCACGGGTCACTCGATTCTGGTATCGGCCCCCAAACACGAAATTGAACTGATATAG
- a CDS encoding contractile injection system tape measure protein, with protein MQTIAINKEIFEFTCSQEQTAKNVQQQFLHYVAPQFHDLLYKIVTEQFTHTSLHIEKIEIDLGDINPDTFGEPATLENLERDLTQQLLAYKNKAGQRNSSPYFFHNFPAPSNSNALAGSSGANAPIRAVLDSELETLPVAYNELLLATNNQPKASFHQDWELMQTFLMTGDLPWWADKKQTIPLDTLIRRIITQQPAFFKNFLETQPSGSIIWQRLAFVSKPTTRVLINQLSPQAGSSVRTNAANPWQKAGFSFSLSQFSKEQLARLKLFFQQLPVSRAHAQKAALVQKLLALSALNWVQQAALFDWLSEPDFKVVQAYFTQENAKHRRSEKQRVQKALQLLTGYQLEFLLYPLALPPVPTSPHFPQEGSVFFTLNNYPSVSTNQALPLSAPAGQEQGAGKNQNNPEIKPGSSPDQTKPDSGNLTNTYPGFRSKPVKVFAGEPPTALLSHTGNTWNKAGNRVFTPINYYNPTTAVYAAPKPEAEFKRNYLLVNKEKGTAEQEDENLKKQVPALAFLLPATLEAAKTNLLPNVQNNSTQAEDQPVFPFPVLVSPVRQVPDPGSLLGQVPGPVVHKPLQALIRKLTPESPAFRDWLQQLTPQDVRNLRQIFVKHALPQQERQQLIRTLLQNPALLHQQLLPILANVSAFQPLFLKMPATSVGQPTPKNRTANTRLIGNIRALQTQFDTVIHHLPAKEKAVLRDILQKGACHTPSEQQILRRILIKLPTQSLLFLQQLAELPAPGLAVLNTRPVATQDDYSAILSDKGSPKFYVENAGLCLIAPYLPGLFSRLQYVENKEFKDIYTATRALQVVQHLVTGRRYHPEYALVLNKVLCGFNLNNCLAAPVRLTKNEVTEAEKLLQAVIEHWKALKNTTPAGFRESFLQRSGILTEKDTHWTLQVERQGHDVLLSTIPWGFSLIKLPWMKKMLQVEW; from the coding sequence ATGCAAACGATAGCGATTAATAAAGAAATATTTGAGTTTACTTGCTCCCAGGAGCAAACGGCCAAAAACGTGCAGCAGCAGTTTCTGCATTACGTGGCCCCGCAATTCCATGATCTCCTTTATAAAATAGTTACCGAACAATTTACGCATACCAGTCTGCACATAGAAAAGATAGAGATTGACCTGGGCGACATAAATCCGGATACTTTTGGTGAGCCGGCAACCCTGGAAAACTTGGAGCGTGATTTAACGCAACAATTGCTCGCGTATAAAAACAAAGCAGGGCAGCGAAATAGTTCGCCTTATTTCTTTCACAACTTTCCGGCACCATCCAATAGTAATGCGTTGGCCGGTTCTTCGGGCGCTAACGCTCCAATAAGGGCCGTGCTGGATAGTGAACTAGAAACTTTGCCCGTTGCTTATAATGAACTCCTACTCGCTACCAATAACCAACCAAAGGCTAGTTTTCACCAGGACTGGGAACTGATGCAAACTTTTTTAATGACCGGCGATTTACCTTGGTGGGCCGATAAAAAACAAACAATTCCGCTGGATACACTTATTCGCCGGATAATAACGCAGCAACCCGCTTTTTTTAAAAATTTCCTGGAAACGCAGCCTTCCGGCAGCATCATTTGGCAGCGGCTGGCATTCGTTAGCAAACCCACTACCCGGGTTTTAATAAATCAATTAAGCCCGCAGGCGGGCTCAAGCGTCCGCACAAATGCTGCCAACCCGTGGCAAAAAGCAGGATTTTCTTTTTCGCTAAGTCAATTTTCAAAAGAGCAATTAGCCCGGCTCAAATTGTTTTTTCAACAACTTCCGGTAAGTAGGGCCCATGCCCAAAAAGCCGCGTTAGTGCAAAAGTTACTGGCTCTTTCGGCTTTAAACTGGGTGCAGCAAGCCGCTCTTTTCGATTGGCTCTCCGAACCGGATTTTAAGGTAGTACAGGCTTATTTTACCCAAGAAAACGCCAAGCATCGCCGTTCTGAAAAGCAGCGGGTACAAAAAGCTTTGCAACTGCTCACCGGGTACCAATTAGAATTTTTATTGTATCCATTAGCCTTACCCCCGGTACCCACCTCGCCGCATTTTCCCCAGGAGGGTTCCGTATTTTTTACTCTGAATAATTATCCAAGTGTTTCCACAAACCAGGCGCTACCCCTTAGCGCTCCGGCTGGGCAGGAGCAAGGTGCGGGTAAGAACCAAAATAATCCGGAAATCAAGCCGGGTTCCTCCCCGGATCAAACAAAACCAGATTCGGGCAATCTAACCAACACTTACCCCGGTTTCCGGAGTAAACCGGTAAAGGTATTTGCCGGTGAACCCCCTACCGCACTATTGAGCCATACCGGGAATACTTGGAATAAAGCGGGTAATCGTGTTTTTACGCCAATAAATTACTACAATCCAACAACGGCGGTTTATGCCGCCCCAAAGCCGGAGGCAGAATTTAAAAGGAATTACTTGCTTGTAAATAAAGAGAAGGGAACAGCTGAGCAGGAGGACGAAAATTTAAAAAAACAAGTACCGGCGCTGGCCTTTTTACTGCCGGCTACCCTTGAAGCAGCTAAAACTAATTTGCTGCCGAACGTACAGAATAACTCTACCCAAGCAGAAGATCAGCCCGTGTTCCCATTTCCGGTACTTGTTAGTCCGGTTCGGCAGGTTCCGGATCCGGGAAGCTTATTGGGGCAGGTGCCCGGGCCAGTAGTTCATAAACCCTTACAAGCCTTAATCCGGAAACTAACTCCGGAAAGTCCGGCTTTTCGGGATTGGCTCCAGCAGTTAACGCCGCAGGATGTTCGAAACCTGCGACAAATTTTTGTAAAACACGCGCTGCCCCAGCAGGAACGGCAACAACTTATTCGCACTTTGCTGCAAAATCCGGCTTTACTTCACCAGCAATTATTACCCATTCTGGCGAATGTATCGGCTTTTCAACCTTTATTTTTAAAAATGCCGGCCACTAGCGTCGGGCAGCCCACTCCCAAAAACCGGACGGCCAATACTCGCCTGATCGGAAATATAAGGGCCTTGCAAACCCAATTTGATACCGTTATACACCACTTACCGGCTAAAGAAAAGGCCGTGCTGCGGGATATTTTACAAAAGGGCGCGTGCCACACGCCCAGTGAGCAGCAGATTTTACGTCGGATTTTAATAAAATTACCCACCCAAAGTTTATTGTTTTTGCAGCAATTAGCGGAGTTGCCCGCCCCCGGTTTAGCAGTTTTAAACACCCGGCCCGTAGCTACGCAGGACGATTATTCAGCTATTCTATCGGATAAGGGTTCACCTAAATTTTACGTCGAAAATGCGGGTCTTTGTTTAATAGCTCCGTATTTGCCCGGTTTGTTCAGCCGCTTACAATATGTAGAAAACAAAGAATTTAAAGATATATATACCGCCACCCGGGCGTTGCAGGTGGTGCAGCACTTGGTTACGGGCAGGCGCTACCATCCGGAATATGCGTTGGTTTTGAATAAAGTGCTGTGTGGCTTTAACCTTAATAATTGCCTGGCTGCCCCGGTGCGGCTCACCAAAAACGAAGTTACCGAAGCCGAGAAGCTTTTACAGGCGGTAATTGAACACTGGAAAGCTTTAAAAAACACTACTCCCGCGGGTTTTCGCGAATCTTTTTTGCAGCGTTCCGGCATACTAACCGAAAAAGATACGCACTGGACCTTACAAGTGGAGCGGCAAGGGCACGATGTATTGCTCAGTACTATTCCTTGGGGTTTTTCCTTGATAAAATTGCCTTGGATGAAAAAAATGCTGCAGGTAGAATGGTGA
- a CDS encoding VWA domain-containing protein has product MIKSKKWVCLTNEAHVFDEPTEDGFCNICPPYEGIVEERVVLVEDADKEDFFPDAPTKPDLPMGNGGKELMAEVGLCVILMDASSSMTDQAFPGSPLTRMRLIATSAASGIFDLERMQNNPNAYVAAFKFDDRVELMFVDTVANLLTRFDKDVKKFANYLYDELYTMQQGTDINRALQQAYSFVDKFMKKQLPDFKVRDYAPMKQIILKSSGDSLSIANVRVLIYTDGMQYDAQKNKILKANPFKLNPIVGLNHDIVIGAFFGNETDEGCQELQSLLSECPIHDERQFFLFNNPAKINILKYLFRMASGASGFCPRCLEKQLYR; this is encoded by the coding sequence ATGATCAAATCTAAGAAATGGGTTTGCCTTACCAACGAAGCGCACGTTTTTGATGAGCCAACCGAAGATGGTTTTTGCAACATTTGTCCCCCATACGAAGGCATTGTGGAAGAAAGGGTAGTGTTGGTGGAAGATGCAGATAAAGAAGACTTCTTCCCGGATGCACCCACCAAGCCAGACCTTCCGATGGGCAATGGGGGAAAAGAATTAATGGCGGAGGTTGGTTTGTGCGTGATTTTAATGGATGCTTCTTCTTCCATGACCGATCAGGCTTTTCCGGGTAGCCCTCTAACGCGCATGCGCTTAATTGCTACCAGCGCGGCCAGCGGCATCTTTGACCTGGAACGCATGCAAAATAACCCCAATGCCTACGTGGCCGCTTTTAAATTTGATGATCGGGTAGAACTGATGTTCGTGGATACGGTCGCGAATTTATTGACCCGCTTTGATAAGGACGTGAAAAAGTTTGCCAACTACCTCTACGACGAACTGTATACGATGCAGCAGGGCACCGACATTAACCGGGCTTTGCAGCAAGCTTACTCTTTCGTAGATAAATTCATGAAAAAGCAATTACCTGATTTTAAGGTGCGGGATTACGCCCCCATGAAGCAGATCATTTTAAAAAGCTCCGGCGATTCTTTATCTATTGCCAATGTGCGGGTTTTAATTTACACCGACGGCATGCAGTACGATGCCCAGAAAAATAAAATTTTAAAAGCTAATCCGTTTAAGCTAAATCCCATTGTGGGCCTGAACCACGATATTGTTATAGGCGCATTTTTCGGTAACGAAACCGACGAAGGCTGCCAGGAATTGCAAAGTTTACTGAGCGAATGCCCCATTCACGATGAGCGGCAATTCTTCTTGTTTAACAATCCGGCTAAGATAAACATCTTAAAATATTTGTTCCGGATGGCTTCCGGCGCTTCCGGCTTTTGTCCGCGGTGCCTCGAAAAACAACTCTACCGGTAA
- a CDS encoding protein phosphatase 2C domain-containing protein gives MAGYRSGNASRKYQSPAGKKEKPDVKLNPSKPAVSVTKIVLDSPDLPKFKKIPKVALPVKNLKTDSQLTFQDSVWVWLPDVSANPAPPHVWQMRLSGRAGTKTIFRDYRLILDSTNEAKTSQSGKTASRTFQSAQWQLSGGGAVSNNFAKASQPELSTKSPLGGAPVKDSEVNPFWQNLAILGSALIGLYGLLWAASRFLRFSVRVIAPDAKNVTPGLPRREQAMAASTTESENSGRTQESLFRNQDGQSFPFEINSPGPLPNLPPASMPVPDTRISAAGSYFFTELLLTAGPRKKYMSDPEADKDLGEDVCGLVTNQQQLLLWVLDGTSDQYCLRHPIDKKEYFSSRLLAQSIANKLRMAFTQLSTTSLEQVLNQAITAVKTDWLRHLQDLPPEEQTVLQANILNKNIPECATTLLFGTLSLAGNLTAYRSGDCKMVLYTQPHQNQAALLETPLLAKNEASNDRLFFRLIINPAGEFDILHNTPKFEIIQHSQVHALAAFSDGIGLETETRLRELADKSLESMREDIIYQLQGTADDKAICFVEIRQAPHPQPLPSGEGSYL, from the coding sequence GTGGCAGGATACCGTTCGGGTAACGCCAGCAGAAAGTACCAATCCCCCGCAGGTAAAAAAGAAAAGCCTGATGTAAAGCTTAACCCATCAAAGCCAGCCGTTTCGGTAACAAAAATTGTTTTAGATAGCCCGGACCTACCAAAATTTAAAAAAATACCGAAAGTAGCCCTGCCGGTAAAAAATTTAAAAACTGATTCGCAATTAACTTTCCAGGATTCGGTGTGGGTATGGCTACCCGATGTAAGCGCTAACCCAGCGCCACCACACGTGTGGCAAATGCGCCTGAGTGGCCGGGCTGGTACAAAAACTATTTTCAGGGATTACCGGCTAATTTTAGATTCTACGAACGAGGCAAAAACCAGCCAATCCGGAAAAACAGCAAGCCGCACTTTTCAAAGCGCGCAGTGGCAGCTATCCGGTGGGGGAGCGGTCTCAAACAATTTTGCCAAAGCTAGCCAACCAGAGTTATCAACGAAATCTCCGTTGGGTGGAGCACCGGTTAAAGATTCTGAAGTAAACCCGTTTTGGCAAAACCTGGCTATTTTAGGTAGCGCTTTAATAGGATTATACGGCTTGTTATGGGCTGCCAGCCGTTTTTTACGTTTTTCCGTTCGGGTAATCGCTCCGGATGCTAAAAATGTAACACCAGGTCTGCCGCGCCGGGAACAAGCAATGGCGGCATCAACAACAGAAAGTGAAAACAGCGGCCGTACTCAAGAATCTTTGTTCCGGAACCAGGATGGTCAGTCCTTTCCTTTCGAAATAAACTCTCCTGGGCCGCTGCCAAACTTACCGCCGGCATCTATGCCGGTGCCGGATACCCGAATTTCCGCCGCCGGATCTTATTTTTTTACGGAATTATTGCTGACAGCAGGGCCCCGTAAAAAATACATGAGCGACCCGGAGGCCGATAAAGATTTAGGCGAAGATGTTTGTGGTTTGGTCACCAACCAGCAGCAACTATTGTTGTGGGTACTCGATGGCACCTCCGACCAGTATTGCCTGCGCCATCCAATCGATAAAAAAGAATATTTTTCGAGCCGTTTACTAGCCCAATCCATAGCTAATAAACTGCGAATGGCCTTTACTCAACTCTCCACAACCTCCCTGGAGCAGGTGTTGAACCAGGCGATTACGGCCGTAAAAACAGATTGGCTTCGGCACTTGCAAGATTTGCCCCCGGAGGAACAAACTGTTCTTCAAGCCAATATTTTAAATAAAAACATTCCGGAGTGTGCCACCACCCTTTTATTTGGCACCCTCAGCTTAGCCGGCAATTTAACGGCTTACCGGTCCGGCGATTGCAAAATGGTGCTGTATACCCAACCGCATCAAAACCAAGCCGCCCTTCTGGAAACCCCGCTGCTCGCCAAAAACGAAGCCAGTAACGACCGGCTCTTTTTCCGATTAATCATTAATCCGGCCGGGGAGTTCGATATTTTGCATAATACGCCCAAGTTCGAGATTATTCAACACAGTCAGGTACATGCGCTGGCGGCTTTCTCCGACGGCATTGGCTTAGAAACCGAAACCCGGCTGCGCGAACTGGCCGATAAGTCGCTAGAGTCCATGCGCGAAGACATTATTTACCAATTGCAAGGTACTGCCGATGATAAAGCGATCTGCTTTGTAGAAATCCGGCAAGCGCCCCACCCCCAGCCCCTCCCCAGTGGAGAGGGGAGCTATTTATGA